A genomic segment from Mustela lutreola isolate mMusLut2 chromosome 15, mMusLut2.pri, whole genome shotgun sequence encodes:
- the CD79B gene encoding B-cell antigen receptor complex-associated protein beta chain isoform X2 produces the protein MAGLVLSPVPSNCLVLLLLLSGALAAKTEDKYRDPKGSTCSGIRQNPRFIARKRGSTVEIRCYTDEPGTVSWLRKREMDLEPKLLLKEGDILQTRNDTFATLTIKGIHSQHSGIYICQQECPKGFLSKGCSTELRVMGLSTLAQLKRRNTLKDGIIMIQTLLIILFIIVPIFLLLDKDDGKAGMDEDHTYEGLNIDQTATYEDIVTLRTGEVKWSVGEHPGQE, from the exons ATGGCCGGGCTGGTGCTGTCTCCCGTGCCCAGCAACTGTCtggtgttgctgctgctgctttcag GTGCGCTCGCAGCCAAAACAGAAGACAAGTACCGGGATCCCAAAG GAAGCACTTGCTCCGGCATCCGGCAGAACCCACGCTTCATAGCCCGGAAAAGGGGCTCCACGGTGGAAATCAGGTGCTACACTGATGAGCCGGGGACCGTGAGCTGGCTCCGGAAGCGGGAGATGGACTTGGAGCCCAAGCTGCTGCTGAAAGAGGGCGACATACTGCAGACCCGGAATGACACCTTCGCCACGCTCACCATCAAAGGCATCCATTCCCAGCACAGCGGCATCTACATCTGCCAGCAGGAGTGCCCAAAGGGGTTCCTGAGCAAGGGCTGCAGCACTGAACTGCGAGTCATGG GGTTAAGCACCTTGGCACAGCTGAAGCGGAGGAACACACTAAAAGATGGCATCATCATGATCCAGACACTGCTCATCATCCTTTTCATCATCGTGCCCATCTTCCTGCTGTTGGACAAG GATGACGGCAAGGCTGGGATGGATGAAGACCACACCTACGAG GGCCTGAACATCGACCAGACGGCCACTTATGAGGACATAGTGACTCTGCGGACAGGAGAGGTGAAATGGTCAGTCGGGGAGCACCCAGGTCAAGAGTGA
- the SCN4A gene encoding sodium channel protein type 4 subunit alpha, whose protein sequence is MASSSLPTLVPLGPECLRPFTRESLAAIEQRALEEEARQQRNKQMEIEEPERKPRSDLEAGKNLPLIYGDPPPEVIGIPLEDLDPYYSDKKTFIVLNKGKAIFRFSATPALYMLSPFSVVRRGAIKVLIHSLFSMFIMITILTNCVFMTMSNPPSWSKHVEYTFTGIYTFESLIKMLARGFCIDDFTFLRDPWNWLDFSVITMAYLTEFVDLGNISALRTFRVLRALKTITVIPGLKTIVGALIQSVKKLSDVMILTVFCLSVFALVGLQLFMGNLRQKCVRWPPPFNDTNTTWYGNDTWYGNDAWYGNDTWYANDTWNTHESWTSNSTFDWEAYISDERNYYFLEGANDALLCGNSSDAGHCPEGYECIKAGRNPNYGYTSYDTFSWAFLALFRLMTQDYWENLFQLTLRAAGKTYMIFFVVIIFLGSFYLINLILAVVAMAYAEQNEATLAEDQEKEEEFQQMLEKFKKQQEELEKAKAAQALEGGEADGDPAHSKDCNGSLDTSLGEKGPPRQSCSADSGISDAMEELEEAHQKCPPWWYKCAHKVLIWNCCTPWVKFKNIIHLIVMDPFVDLGITICIVLNTLFMAMEHYPMTEHFDNVLTVGNLVFTGIFTAEMVLKLIAMDPYEYFQQGWNIFDSIIVTLSLVELGLANVQGLSVLRSFRLLRVFKLAKSWPTLNMLIKIIGNSVGALGNLTLVLAIIVFIFAVVGMQLFGKSYKECVCKIAADCSLPRWHMHDFFHSFLIVFRILCGEWIETMWDCMEVAGQAMCLTVFLMVMVIGNLVVLNLFLALLLSSFSADSLAASDEDGEMNNLQIAIGRIKWGISFAKVFLLGLLHGKVLRPKDIMLSLGKPGEAGEAGEAGESAPEDEKKEPPPDEDDKDLKKDNHILNHMALVDGSPPSIELDHLNFINNPYLTIHVPIASEESDLEMPTEEETDTFSEPEDSKKPVQPLDGNSSVCSTADYKPPEEDPEEQAEENPDGEQPEECFTEACVQRCPVLYVDISQGRGKMWWALRRACFKIVEHNWFETFIVFMILLSSGALAFEDIYIEQRRVIRTILEYADKVFTYIFILEMLLKWVAYGFKVYFTNAWCWLDFLIVDVSIISLVANWLGYSELGPIKSLRTLRALRPLRALSRFEGMRVVVNALLGAIPSIMNVLLVCLIFWLIFSIMGVNLFAGKFYYCINTTTSERFDISEVNNKSDCESLMHTGQVRWLNVKVNYDNVGLGYLSLLQVATFKGWMDIMYAAVDSREKEEQPQYEVNIYMYLYFVIFIIFGSFFTLNLFIGVIIDNFNQQKKKFGGKDIFMTEEQKKYYNAMKKLGSKKPQKPIPRPQNKIQGMVYDCVTKQVFDITIMILICLNMVTMMVETDDQSQLKVDILYNINMVFIIIFTGECVLKMLALRQYYFTVGWNIFDFVVVILSIVGLALSDLIQKYFVSPTLFRVIRLARIGRVLRLIRGAKGIRTLLFALMMSLPALFNIGLLLFLVMFIYSIFGMSNFAYVKKESGIDDMFNFETFGNSIICLFEITTSAGWDGLLNPILNSGPPDCDPTLENPGTSVRGDCGNPSIGICFFCSYIIISFLIVVNMYIAIILENFNVATEESSEPLSEDDFEMFYETWEKFDPDATQFIDYSRLSDFVDTLQEPLRIAKPNKIKLITLDLPMVPGDKIHCLDILFALTKEVLGDSGEMDALKETMEEKFMAANPSKVSYEPITTTLKRKHEEVCAIKIQRAYRRHLLQRTVKQASYMYRHGQDGGGDGGPEKEGLIATTMSRMYGQENGNSSVPGTGEDRGSTGDSGSAIGLTPISPSDAALPPSPPLGQTVRPGVKESLV, encoded by the exons ATGGCGAGCTCATCTCTGCCCACCCTGGTGCCTCTGGGCCCTGAATGCCTGCGCCCTTTCACCCGGGAGTCCCTGGCGGCCATAGAGCAGCGGGCGCTGGAGGAAGAGGCCCGGCAGCAGCGGAACAAGCAGATGGAGATCGAGGAGCCTGAAAGAAAGCCACGCAGCGACCTGGAGGCTGGCAAGAACCTCCCCCTCATCTACGGGGACCCCCCACCCGAGGTCATCGGCATCCCCCTGGAGGACCTGGACCCCTACTACAGTGACAAGAAG ACCTTCATCGTCCTTAACAAGGGCAAGGCCATCTTCCGCTTCTCCGCGACACCCGCCCTCTACATGCTGAGTCCCTTCAGTGTCGTCAGACGTGGCGCTATCAAAGTGCTCATCCACT CGCTGTTCAGCATGTTCATCATGATCACCATCCTGACCAACTGCGTGTTCATGACCATGAGCAACCCGCCTTCCTGGTCCAAGCACGTGGA gtACACGTTCACGGGGATCTATACCTTTGAGTCCCTCATCAAGATGCTGGCCCGGGGCTTCTGCATTGACGACTTCACATTCCTCCGGGACCCCTGGAACTGGCTGGACTTCAGCGTCATCACCATGGC GTACCTGACGGAGTTTGTGGACTTGGGCAACATCTCAGCCCTGAGAACCTTCCGGGTGCTGCGGGCCCTGAAAACCATCACAGTCATCCCAG GGCTGAAGACGATTGTGGGGGCCCTGATCCAGTCGGTGAAAAAGCTGTCCGATGTGATGATCCTCACCGTCTTCTGCCTGAGCGTCTTTGCTCTGGTGGGGCTGCAGCTCTTCATGGGAAACCTACGGCAGAAGTGCGTACGCTGGCCCCCGCCCTTCAATGACACGAACACCACGTGGTACGGCAATGACACGTGGTACGGCAATGACGCTTGGTACGGCAATGACACCTGGTACGCCAACGACACGTGGAACACCCATGAGAGCTGGACCAGCAACTCGACCTTTGACTGGGAAGCCTACATCAGTGACGAAA GGAACTACTATTTCCTGGAGGGTGCCAATGACgccctgctctgtgggaacaGCAGCGATGCCGG GCACTGCCCTGAGGGTTATGAGTGTATCAAGGCTGGGCGGAACCCCAACTATGGCTACACCAGCTACGACACGTTCAGCTGGGCCTTCCTGGCTCTCTTCCGCCTCATGACCCAGGACTACTGGGAGAATCTCTTCCAGCTG aCCCTTCGAGCAGCTGGCAAGACCTACATGATCTTCTTTGTGGTCATCATTTTCTTGGGCTCCTTCTACCTCATTAACCTGATCCTGGCGGTGGTGGCCATGGCCTATGCAGAGCAGAATGAGGCCACCCTGGCCGAGGatcaggagaaagaagaagagttTCAGCAGATGTTGGAGAAATTCAAAAAGcagcaggaggagctggagaag GCCAAGGCTGCCCAGGCTCTGGAAGGCGGGGAGGCCGATGGGGACCCAGCCCACAGCAAAGACTGCAATGGTAGCCTAGACACCTCGCTTGGGGAGAAGGGGCCCCCACGGCAGAGCTGCAGTGCAGACAGTGGTATCTCAGACGCTATGGAAG AGCTGGAAGAGGCCCACCAGAAGTGCCCCCCATGGTGGTACAAGTGTGCCCACAAAGTCCTCATATGGAACTGCTGCACCCCGTGGGTGAAGTTCAAGAACATCATCCACCTGATTGTCATGGACCCCTTCGTGGACCTGGGCATCACCATCTGCATTGTGCTCAACACCCTCTTCATGGCCATGGAGCATTACCCAATGACAGAGCACTTCGACAATGTGCTCACCGTGGGCAACCTG gtCTTCACCGGCATCTTCACAGCAGAGATGGTGCTGAAGCTCATCGCCATGGACCCCTATGAGTACTTCCAGCAGGGCTGGAACATCTTCGACAGTATCATCGTCACCCTCAGCCTGGTAGAACTGGGCCTGGCCAATGTGCAAGGGCTGTCCGTGCTCCGCTCCTTCCGACTG CTGCGGGTCTTCAAGCTGGCCAAGTCGTGGCCGACGCTGAACATGCTCATCAAGATCATCGGCAACTCGGTGGGCGCGCTGGGCAACCTGACGCTGGTGCTGGCCATCATCGTGTTCATCTTCGCCGTGGTGGGCATGCAGCTGTTCGGCAAGAGCTACAAGGAGTGCGTATGCAAGATCGCCGCCGACTGCAGCCTGCCCCGCTGGCACATGCACGACTTCTTCCACTCCTTCCTCATCGTCTTCCGCATCCTGTGCGGGGAATGGATCGAAACCATGTGGGACTGCATGGAGGTGGCCGGCCAGGCCATGTGCCTCACGGTCTTCCTCATGGTCATGGTCATTGGCAACCTAGTG GTCCTGAACCTCTTCCTGGCCCTGCTGCTGAGCTCCTTCAGCGCTGACAGCCTGGCTGCCTCCGACGAAGATGGCGAAATGAACAACCTGCAGATCGCCATTGGGCGCATCAAGTGGGGCATCAGCTTTGCCAAAGTCTTTCTCCTGGGACTGCTGCATGGCAAGGTCCTGCGCCCCAAGGACATCATGCTCAGCCTCGGGAAgcctggggaggctggggaggccgGGGAAGCCGGGGAGAGTGCCCCAGAGGACGAGAAGAAGGAGCCACCGCCCGACGAGGATGACAAGGACCTGAAGAAGGACAATCACATTTTGAACCACATGGCCCTGGTTGACGGTTCTCCCCCCAGCATCGAGCTGGACCACCTCAACTTCATCAACAACCCCTACCTGACCATTCATGTGCCCATCGCCTCCGAGGAGTCCGACCTGGAGATGCCCACGGAGGAGGAGACTGAcacgttctcagagcctgaggaTAGCAAG AAGCCAGTGCAGCCCCTGGATGGGAATTCCTCCGTCTGCAGCACCGCCGACTATAAGCCCCCTGAGGAGGACCCTGAGGAGCAGGCTGAAGAGAACCCCGATGGGGAACAGCCCGAGGAGTGCTTCACGGAGG cctgcgTGCAACGCTGCCCTGTCCTCTACGTGGACATTTCCCAGGGCCGTGGGAAGATGTGGTGGGCGCTCCGCAGGGCCTGCTTCAAGATTGTTGAGCACAACTGGTTTGAGACCTTCATCGTCTTCATGATCCTGCTCAGCAGCGGAGCCTTG GCCTTTGAGGACATCTACATCGAGCAGCGGCGAGTCATCCGCACCATCCTGGAGTATGCGGACAAGGTGTTCACCTACATCTTCATCCTGGAGATGCTGCTCAAGTGGGTGGCCTACGGTTTCAAGGTGTACTTCACCAATGCCTGGTGCTGGCTGGACTTCCTCATTGTGGAT gTCTCCATCATCAGTCTGGTGGCCAACTGGCTGGGCTACTCGGAGCTGGGACCCATCAAATCCCTGCGGACGCTGCGGGCCCTGCGTCCCCTGAGGGCACTGTCCCGATTTGAGGGCATGCGG GTGGTGGTGAACGCCCTCTTGGGAGCCATCCCCTCCATCATGAACGTGCTGCTTGTCTGCCTCATCTTCTGGCTCATCTTCAGCATCATGGGCGTCAACCTGTTTGCCGGCAAGTTCTACTACTGCATCAACACCACCACCTCTGAGAGGTTTGACATCTCTGAGGTCAACAACAAATCGGATTGTGAGAGCCTTATGCACACAGGCCAGGTCCGCTGGCTCAACGTCAAGGTCAACTATGACAATGTGGGTCTAGGCTACCTCTCCCTCTTACAGGTG GCCACCTTCAAGGGCTGGATGGACATCATGTATGCGGCGGTGGACTCCCGGGAG AAGGAAGAACAGCCCCAGTACGAGGTGAACATCTACATGTACCTCTATTTTGTCATCTTCATCATCTTTGGGTCCTTCTTCACCCTCAACCTCTTCATCGGTGTCATCATTGACAACTTCAACCagcagaagaagaag TTTGGAGGGAAAGACATCTTTATGacagaggaacagaagaaatactaCAATGCCATGAAGAAGCTTGGCTCCAAGAAGCCTCAAAAGCCAATTCCCCGGCCCCAG AACAAGATCCAGGGCATGGTGTATGACTGCGTGACCAAGCAGGTGTTTGACATCACGATCATGATCCTGATCTGCCTCAACATGGTCACCATGATGGTGGAGACGGACGACCAGAGCCAGCTCAAGGTGGACATCCTGTACAACATCAACATGgtcttcatcatcatcttcactGGCGAGTGCGTGCTCAAGATGCTCGCCCTGCGCCAGTACTACTTCACTGTGGGCTGGAACATCTTCGACTTCGTGGTCGTCATCCTGTCCATCGTGG GCCTTGCGCTCTCCGATCTGATCCAGAAATACTTCGTGTCACCCACACTGTTCCGAGTGATCCGCCTGGCCCGGATCGGGCGTGTCCTGCGGCTGATCCGGGGGGCCAAGGGCATCCGGACTCTGCTCTTTGCCCTCATGATGTCTTTGCCTgccctcttcaacattggcctcctcctctttctcgtAATGTTTATCTACTCCATCTTCGGCATGTCCAACTTTGCCTATGTCAAGAAGGAGTCGGGCATCGATGACATGTTCAACTTTGAGACCTTTGGCAACAGCATCATCTGTCTCTTTGAGATCACCACATCAGCCGGCTGGGATGGGCTCCTGAACCCCATACTCAACAGTGGGCCCCCCGACTGTGACCCAACACTGGAGAACCCGGGCACCAGCGTCAGGGGTGACTGTGGCAACCCTTCCATTGGCATCTGCTTCTTCTGCAGCTACATCATCATCTCCTTCCTCATCGTGGTCAACATGTACATTGCCATCATCCTGGAGAACTTCAACGTGGCCACCGAGGAGAGCAGCGAGCCCCTCAGCGAGGACGATTTCGAGATGTTCTATGAGACGTGGGAGAAGTTTGACCCCGATGCCACGCAGTTCATCGACTATAGCCGCCTCTCGGACTTTGTAGACACCCTGCAGGAGCCACTGAGGATCGCCAAGCCCAACAAGATCAAGCTCATCACGCTGGACCTACCCATGGTGCCGGGGGACAAAATTCACTGCCTGGACATCCTCTTTGCCCTCACCAAGGAGGTCCTAGGCGACTCTGGGGAAATGGACGCTCTCAAGGAGACCATGGAGGAGAAGTTCATGGCAGCCAACCCCTCCAAGGTCTCCTATGagcccatcaccaccaccctcaAGAGGAAGCACGAGGAGGTGTGTGCCATCAAGATCCAGAGGGCCTACCGCCGGCACCTGCTCCAGCGCACGGTGAAGCAGGCATCCTACATGTACCGCCACGGCCAGGATGGCGGTGGGGACGGTGGCCCCGAGAAGGAGGGCCTGATTGCCACCACCATGAGCAGGATGTATGGCCAAGAGAATGGGAACAGCAGCGTGCCGGGCACGGGTGAGGACAGGGGCTCAACGGGGGACTCCGGATCGGCCATTGGGCTCACACCCATCAGCCCCTCTGatgctgccctccctccctccccacccctggggcAGACAGTGCGCCCGGGGGTCAAAGAGTCTCTCGTCTAA
- the CD79B gene encoding B-cell antigen receptor complex-associated protein beta chain isoform X1 → MAGLVLSPVPSNCLVLLLLLSAGALAAKTEDKYRDPKGSTCSGIRQNPRFIARKRGSTVEIRCYTDEPGTVSWLRKREMDLEPKLLLKEGDILQTRNDTFATLTIKGIHSQHSGIYICQQECPKGFLSKGCSTELRVMGLSTLAQLKRRNTLKDGIIMIQTLLIILFIIVPIFLLLDKDDGKAGMDEDHTYEGLNIDQTATYEDIVTLRTGEVKWSVGEHPGQE, encoded by the exons ATGGCCGGGCTGGTGCTGTCTCCCGTGCCCAGCAACTGTCtggtgttgctgctgctgctttcag CAGGTGCGCTCGCAGCCAAAACAGAAGACAAGTACCGGGATCCCAAAG GAAGCACTTGCTCCGGCATCCGGCAGAACCCACGCTTCATAGCCCGGAAAAGGGGCTCCACGGTGGAAATCAGGTGCTACACTGATGAGCCGGGGACCGTGAGCTGGCTCCGGAAGCGGGAGATGGACTTGGAGCCCAAGCTGCTGCTGAAAGAGGGCGACATACTGCAGACCCGGAATGACACCTTCGCCACGCTCACCATCAAAGGCATCCATTCCCAGCACAGCGGCATCTACATCTGCCAGCAGGAGTGCCCAAAGGGGTTCCTGAGCAAGGGCTGCAGCACTGAACTGCGAGTCATGG GGTTAAGCACCTTGGCACAGCTGAAGCGGAGGAACACACTAAAAGATGGCATCATCATGATCCAGACACTGCTCATCATCCTTTTCATCATCGTGCCCATCTTCCTGCTGTTGGACAAG GATGACGGCAAGGCTGGGATGGATGAAGACCACACCTACGAG GGCCTGAACATCGACCAGACGGCCACTTATGAGGACATAGTGACTCTGCGGACAGGAGAGGTGAAATGGTCAGTCGGGGAGCACCCAGGTCAAGAGTGA